The stretch of DNA GTGGTGCGGCTCAGGATCTTCATGGGGTTGGCTTTCAGCAGGGCCTGGGCCCCCAGCACCGGCCCGAACAGCCCGGCCAGGATGCCCTGGGTCGGCATCTCAATGGTCGCTTCCGTGGCCTGTCCCGGCACCAGGGGCACGCCGTAGCCCACCCCCGCGCTGCCGCTGTCGCGGGCCATGCGCTGCAACCCCTCCAGGTCCATGCGGCTGAACACTTCGCTCAGGACCGGGTTGTCGCTGGTGATTTTCAGCCCTTCGCTCTGGCCTGTGGCGGTCACTGTTTGGGTGATGCGGAAGCTGACGGGCTCCTTTTGCCCAGGCACGTTTTGAATGAACGTCTGCATCAGCCCCACGCGGCCATCGGCGCTGCGGCTGGTCACGCGGGTAAAGACTTTGCCGGTCTGTGGGGTGTGATCCTGGTTCAGCGCCTGCATGACGCCCTGGCGTCTCTTTTCGATGTCCTGTGAACTCAGGCGCTGGCCGGGCAGGGCTTCAATGTTCACCTCTTTGACGAGGGCGTGACTGCTCATGGTGAGGCGCTGCTCCACCGTGGTGCCCACCGGGGCGGTGATCAGCAGCGTGGGGGCGGCAGCGGGGGCGGCCGGCGCAGGGGTGGCCGGGGCAGCCGGCGCCGCGCTCTGGGCAACGGCGGGGGTGGCAAGCAGCAGGGCAGAGAGCAGCAAAGCGCGCATGCGCTCACCTTACGCGCCCAGGCCGGGGCAAGTGACCGCACCTGCCGCGCGGCGCGCGTGGCCCCGGGTGCGGCACAATAGACGCCATGACTGATCGCCCTTCTCCCGAGCGTCCCGACGCCCGCCTTGTGCGCCTGCACGCCGAACGCGGCGACCCCCACGCCCGCCTTGCGGGGGCGCTGGCCGACCTGGAAGGGGCCGGCTGGGGCGTGCTGCTGGAAGGCCCGCGCGCGCTGGCCGCGCAACTGGCCGCCGCCCTGGGCCGGGGCACCCTGCGCGTGGACCCCCGGATTGGGGTGGACCGCGACGCCCTGGCCGGGGCCGGGCTGGCCGCCGCGTCCCTGGCCGCCGACTGGCGCGGCGCGCAGGCCGTGTGGCTGCTGGAACCCGCCCCCGAGGACCTGGAACGCGCCCGCCGGGCCGGCGTGCCGGTGATCGTGGACGCCACCCTGGCCCCGGGCAGCGAGTGGTTCTCGCGCGGCGCGGCCCACGTGACTTACCGCGACAGCGTGACCCTCAGCGGCCACGGCGACGCGCCCCTGTGCGCCCTGTTCGGCACGGGCGAGGCCCCGGCCCCCGTGGGGGCGCCCCCCAGTGACCTGAACGTGGCCCTGGCCCTGCGCGATGTGGCCACGCTGCCCCTGCGCCTGGCCCGGATGGCGCGTACGGCCTCGGCCCTGGCTGAGCGCTTGGGGGGCGCCGTGCAGACGGCTGGCCCCACTGCCCTGCTGCTGGCCCCGGACGCCGTGGCCGACACCGCCGCGCCCCTGGGCGGGGTGCTGCTCGCGGCGCGCAGCGTGTCAGGCGGGGTGCTGCTGACCCCGGGCCTGGAAGACCTGGGCCGCGCCCTGGCCCTGCTGCGCGTGGGCGGTCAGGCGGCCAGCCGCGACGAGCGGACCCCTGACCGCGACCCCGGGCGCGCTGCCTCCGAGCGCAGTGGGGAGAGCCCCGAGCGCCGCGAGTTCCGGGGACGCCGGGGCGGGCCCGACCGGGGCCGTGAGTTCCGCCGGGGTGAGCGTCCGGGCCGCTTTGACGGCGAGCGCCCCGACCGCTCCCTGCCAGACCGGGCCGGGGCCGACCGCCCTGACCGCGAGCCGCCGCAGCGCGTGACCTTCGACGCCCCGGTGCCCAACCTCACCCTGGCCCCGCTGCCCGACGGGCCCGCCGAGGAGATCTGGGAGCCGGAAATCGTGTTCAGCGACTCGCCCGCCCCGCCCCCCGCGCCGCTGCCCATTCCGGTGAGTGGCGGCCCCGACGCCCCAGAGCAGCCCGCCGGCCTCCCCGACGTGCATCACCTGAGCCCCCAGACAGAAGAGTTGGCCCCGGAAGAGGCGTCGGGCGAGGGCCAGGACGAAACCGAGGCCACACCCGCCGAGACTGAGGCGGCCCAGACCACTGACGCCGCCGATGACACCGCCGAGCCGCAGCCCGCGCCCCAGGCCGCCCCCGTGGCCGAACCCGCCCCCGTGATCCTGCCGCCCGACCTGCCCGGCGGCAAGGAAGACCCGGCGGCCGGCCTGACGGACGAGCAGGCCGCCGTGTACGCCCGGCTGCGCGAGTGGCGCAACGCCGAGGCCAAGCGCCAGGAGATCAGCCGCTTCATCATTGCCAGCAACGCCACCCTGGCCGAAATCGCCCGCCGCGTGCCCTACACCGAAGCGGACCTGAAAGCGGTGCGCGGCATGGGCCCCGAACGCCTGCGCAAGTACGGCCAGAAGATTCTGGAGGTGGTGCGTGGCTAGGCGGCCGTGGCAAGGGCTGGGCGGGGCCCTGCTGGCCCTGAGCCTGCTGAGCGGGGGTGCGGGCGCCGCCACAGTGGCTATAGCAACGGTCCTGAGCGACGGCACGCGCGCCACCACGGTGGGCGGCCTGGACCCGGTCAGCCTGGAGGTGACCCGGCAACTGCCTGGGGCAGCGCCTCTGAAGCTGGGCGTGAGCCTGAACGGGCAGATTGACAGCACGGCGCCGGGCCGGGTGAGCGGCGTCACGGTGGCGGCGCCGCGCGCCCGCTTCAGTGCCGCCGAGCAGGGCTTTGTCACTGGGCTGGTGGGCCGCCTGGCCACGCAGTGCTTCAACCTGTTGCCGGCCCGCCGCGCCGCCATCGCCGCGTGGCTGGGGCAGCAGAACGCGGCCGGCGCGCGCCGGGTGGCCGCCACCTTCGGCCCACTGAAGCTGCAGTGGGCGCGCGGGGTGGACAGCGGTAACCGCCCGTTCACCGAGCTGACCCTGGGCCGCAGCGGCACGCCGGGCGCGGCCCCCTGGGTGAACGCCTGCCGGGCCTACTGACCCGGGACGACCGTGATGCCCAAGGAGCGTGGGAAGAGCGGAGAGACGCTGGTCCAGCGCCGGCGCCCCGTCTGTTCTCGTGTTCGCTCTTCTGTAGACCTCTGCGAGGCTGCGGTGTAGCGCTGCGCGTCCGCTCATCCCTCGGCCTCCGCTCATCTGCGTTCCGCATCAAGCCAAGCAAACACCCGCGCTGGAGGAGTCACCTCTGCCAGCGCGGGTGTTTGCTGCCCCCTACTCCGGGCCGTAGCGGTGGTCTTCGGGCAGCGGGGCTTCGTCGTGGGCGGCCTGGGCGACGCGGCGGGCCAGCGGAAAATCCACGGCGGCGTACCACGCCTGTTCCAGGGCGCCGCCCCCGCCCGGCTGCGCGCGGTACACGCACAGGGTGGGGCCGTACGAGCAGGCGCCCAGGCAGCCGCTTTCGGTCAGGCGCAGGCTGCCGCCCTTCTTGTAGTAGGCCAGGGCGTCACGTTCCAGGTGGTTCCACAGGGCCCGGTACAGCAGCGCCGAGCCCCGTCCCTGGCAGCTTTGCCCCTGGCAGACCAGCAGGTGGGCACGGGTGGAAAAAAACTTGGGGGTCATTTACAGGCCATCCTCGGGAATCACGATCAGGCGCTCCTGGTCACGCACGACCCGGGTCCACACGCCGTAGGCCGCGTGCAGGTGTTCGGGGGTCAGCACCGCGCCCGGCGGGCCGCTGGCCAGCACCCGCCCCTGGGCCAGCAGCACCAGATGGTCGGCGCGGGCGGCCAGATTCAGGTCGTGCAGCACGGCCACGGCGCCCAGGCCGCCGGCCACCTCGCAGCGCAGGTAGCGCATGACGTCCAGGGCGTAGGCCAGGTCCAGGTGGTTGGTGGGTTCGTCCAGCAGCAAAAAGCGCGGCTGCGCGGCCAGCGCGCGGGCCAGCGCCACCCGCTGCCGCTCGCCGCCCGACAGTTCGCCCAGGCGGCGAGTGGCAAAACGGGCGGTGTCGGTACGGGCCAGGGCGCCCTCCACCGCCGCTTCGTCCTCGGGGCCCCAGGGGTCGCGGGGCAGCAGGCCAAAACGCCATGTGCCCGCGCCGCGCCCCAGGGCCACCATGTCGCGCACGGTGGTCCCCAGGGGCAGTTCTTCGCCCTGGGCCAGGTAAGCCAGCAGGCGCGAGCGCTGCGCGCGGCTCCACTGGCCCAGGGGGCGGCCCAGCAGGCGCACCTCGCCGCGTTCCGGGCGCGACAGGCCCAGGCAGGCGCGCAGCAGCGTGCTTTTGCCCGCGCCATTGGGCCCAATGACCGCCGAGAGCGCCCCGGGCGGAAAGTGCACGCTGACCCCACGCACCGCCGGAAAACTGCCGGCCTGCACATGCACGTCCAGCGCTTCCAGGCCCGGCGCGGTCGCAGGGGGCGACTCAGTCACGGGTGCGCCTCAGTAGCCACAGGAAAAAGGGCCCGCCCAGCAGCGTGGTCACAATGCCCACCTGCGACAGCGGCGTGGTGCGCGCCAGCAGGTCGGCCAGCACCACCAGCGCGGCGCCCAGCAGCGCCGAGAGCGGCAGCAGCGTGCGGTGCCCGGCCCCAAAGGCCAGCCGCACCACATGCGGCACCAGCAGCCCCACGAAGCCAATAATGCCCACGTAGGCCACCGCCCCCGCCGTGGCGACGCTGGCCGCGCCGATCACCAGCAGCCGCAGCCGCTCTACTGGCACCCCCAGGCTGCGGGCGGTGAGTTCGCCCAGTTGCAGGGTGTCCAGGGCGCGGGCCAGCAGCAGCAGCGCGCCGGCCCCCAGGCCCACGTAGGGCAGCACCGCGCCCACCTCGCGCCAGCCGCTGAAGCCCAGGTCGCCCAGGGTGTAGGCCAGCACCTCGCGCGCGCGGTCCTCGCCGCGCAGCAGCAGCGCCGTGGACAGGGCGCTGAGCACGCTGCCCACCATCACGCCCGCCAGCACCAGCCGGGTGGGCGGCAGGCGGCGGCCTTCGCGCGCCAGCGCCAGCGTGGCCATGACCGCGCCCAGCGCCCCCAGCAGCGCCGCCGCCGGAATCAGGGGCCGTGGGCCGCCGCCCACGATCACGGCAGTGGCCCCCAGGGCGCCGCCGCTGGCCACGCCCAGCAGGTAGGGATCGGCCAGGGGGTTGCGGAACACGCCCTGAAAGGCCCCGCCGCACACCCCCAGGCTGGCGCCCACCAGCACGCCCATCACCACGCGCGGCAGCCGGATCTGCCACACGATCACGTCGTTGCCGGCCAGTTCCTGTCCGCTCAGGCCACGCCACAGCGCGACCAGCACCTCGCCGGGCGGCACCATGACGCGGCCCAGCCCCGTGCCCAGCACCACGGCCAACAGCAGCAGCAGGGCCAGCCCCGCCACCTGC from Deinococcus multiflagellatus encodes:
- a CDS encoding HRDC domain-containing protein, yielding MTDRPSPERPDARLVRLHAERGDPHARLAGALADLEGAGWGVLLEGPRALAAQLAAALGRGTLRVDPRIGVDRDALAGAGLAAASLAADWRGAQAVWLLEPAPEDLERARRAGVPVIVDATLAPGSEWFSRGAAHVTYRDSVTLSGHGDAPLCALFGTGEAPAPVGAPPSDLNVALALRDVATLPLRLARMARTASALAERLGGAVQTAGPTALLLAPDAVADTAAPLGGVLLAARSVSGGVLLTPGLEDLGRALALLRVGGQAASRDERTPDRDPGRAASERSGESPERREFRGRRGGPDRGREFRRGERPGRFDGERPDRSLPDRAGADRPDREPPQRVTFDAPVPNLTLAPLPDGPAEEIWEPEIVFSDSPAPPPAPLPIPVSGGPDAPEQPAGLPDVHHLSPQTEELAPEEASGEGQDETEATPAETEAAQTTDAADDTAEPQPAPQAAPVAEPAPVILPPDLPGGKEDPAAGLTDEQAAVYARLREWRNAEAKRQEISRFIIASNATLAEIARRVPYTEADLKAVRGMGPERLRKYGQKILEVVRG
- a CDS encoding ABC transporter ATP-binding protein, whose amino-acid sequence is MTESPPATAPGLEALDVHVQAGSFPAVRGVSVHFPPGALSAVIGPNGAGKSTLLRACLGLSRPERGEVRLLGRPLGQWSRAQRSRLLAYLAQGEELPLGTTVRDMVALGRGAGTWRFGLLPRDPWGPEDEAAVEGALARTDTARFATRRLGELSGGERQRVALARALAAQPRFLLLDEPTNHLDLAYALDVMRYLRCEVAGGLGAVAVLHDLNLAARADHLVLLAQGRVLASGPPGAVLTPEHLHAAYGVWTRVVRDQERLIVIPEDGL
- a CDS encoding (2Fe-2S) ferredoxin domain-containing protein, yielding MTPKFFSTRAHLLVCQGQSCQGRGSALLYRALWNHLERDALAYYKKGGSLRLTESGCLGACSYGPTLCVYRAQPGGGGALEQAWYAAVDFPLARRVAQAAHDEAPLPEDHRYGPE
- a CDS encoding FecCD family ABC transporter permease, yielding MSSAAAPRPPRSALPLQVAGLALLLLLAVVLGTGLGRVMVPPGEVLVALWRGLSGQELAGNDVIVWQIRLPRVVMGVLVGASLGVCGGAFQGVFRNPLADPYLLGVASGGALGATAVIVGGGPRPLIPAAALLGALGAVMATLALAREGRRLPPTRLVLAGVMVGSVLSALSTALLLRGEDRAREVLAYTLGDLGFSGWREVGAVLPYVGLGAGALLLLARALDTLQLGELTARSLGVPVERLRLLVIGAASVATAGAVAYVGIIGFVGLLVPHVVRLAFGAGHRTLLPLSALLGAALVVLADLLARTTPLSQVGIVTTLLGGPFFLWLLRRTRD